Genomic segment of Benincasa hispida cultivar B227 chromosome 1, ASM972705v1, whole genome shotgun sequence:
NNNNNNNNNNNNNNNNNNNNNNNNNNNNNNNNNNNNNNNNNNNNNNNNNNNNNNNNNNNNNNNNNNNNNNNNNNNNNNNNNNNNNNNNNNNNNNNNNNNNNNNNNNNNNNNNNNNNNNNNNNNNNNNNNNNNNNNNNNNNNNNNNNNNNNNNNNNNNNNNNNNNNNNNNNNNNNNNNNNNNNNNNNNNNNNNNNNNNNNNNNNNNNNNNNNNNNNNNNNNNNNNNNNNNNNNNNNNNNNNNNNNNNNNNNNNNNNNNNNNNNNNNNNNNNNNNNNNNNNNNNNNNNNNNNNNNNNNNNNNNNNNNNNNNNNNNNNNNNNNNNNNNNNNNNNNNNNNNNNNNNNNNNNNNNNNNNNNNNNNNNNNNNNNNNNNNNNNNNNNNNNNNNNNNNNNNNNNNNNNNNNNNNNNNNNNNNNNNNNNNNNNNNNNNNNNNNNNNNNNNNNNNNNNNNNNNNNNNNNNNNNNNNNNNNNNNNNNNNNNNNNNNNNNNNNNNNNNNNNNNNNNNNNNNNNNNNNNNNNNNNNNNNNNNNNNNNNNNNNNNNNNNNNNNNNNNNNNNNNNNNNNNNNNNNNNNNNNNNNNNNNNNNNNNNNNNNNNNNNNNNNNNNNNNNNNNNNNNNNNNNNNNNNNNNNNNNNNNNNNNNNNNNNNNNNNNNNNNNNNNNNNNNNNNNNNNNNNNNNNNNNNNNNNNNNNNNNNNNNNNNNNNNNNNNNNNNNNNNNNNNNNNNNNNNNNNNNNNNNNNNNNNNNNNNNNNNNNNNNNNNNNNNNNNNNNNNNNNNNNNNNNNNNNNNNNNNNNNNNNNNNNNNNNNNNNNNNNNNNNNNNNNNNNNNNNNNNNNNNNNNNNNNNNNNNNNNNNNNNNNNNNNNNNNNNNNNNNNNNNNNNNNNNNNNNNNNNNNNNNNNNNNNNNNNNNNNNNNNNNNNNNNNNNNNNNNNNNNNNNNNNNNNNNNNNNNNNNNNNNNNNNNNNNNNNNNNNNNNNNNNNNNNNNNNNNNNNNNNNNNNNNNNNNNNNNNNNNNNNNNNNNNNNNNNNNNNNNNNNNNNNNNNNNNNNNNNNNNNNNNNNNNNNNNNNNNNNNNNNNNNNNNNNNNNNNNNNNNNNNNNNNNNNNNNNNNNNNNNNNNNNNNNNNNNNNNNNNNNNNNNNNNNNNNNNNNNNNNNNNNNNNNNNNNNNNNNNTGACAGTCCTAGAAGGAATGAGCTCATTATTGCTATTGACTATCACTGTTGTTCCCCCTTTCTTGGGAACGTATTGGactgggcttacccagctgCTATCGGATATAGGATAGATGACTCCTGTGTCCAGCCATTTTAAGATTTCTTTCTTGACCACCTCCTTCATTATGTTCAGTTGACATTCTTCACTGTCCGGGAACTTTAATGCGTTTAATGCATTCAGGCAACTCTAGTCTACGCGCATAGTTAATTCTCCCTTATGCACGTCTATTAAAACTTTCCCAGTGGCTAGAAAGGGGCGTCCAAGGATAATTGGTACATCCCTATCTGCTTCATAGTCCAAGATGATAAAGTCTGCTGGGAATATGAAGTTGTCAACTTTTACTAGAACGTCTTCACTCTTCCCTTCAGGGTACTTGATTGTTCTATCAGCGAGTTGAAGAGTAACAAAAGTGGGTTGTGCTTCACCTATTtccaatttcttgaagattgagAGTGGCATGGGATTAATGTTTGCTCCCAAATCACACAACGCATGTCCCACATCCAACCCTCTGATCGAGTACGGAACTGTGAAGTTCCCAAGGTCTTTCTGTTTCTTGGGTAGACTGTTGCTTACTAACGCATTGCACTCCTGCGTTAGCGCAATTACCTCCGTCTCGCTGACTCTCATTTTCTTCGTCAGAATATCgttaaaaaatttgacatattttggcatttgctTCAAGGATTCTATAAATAGAATATTGATATGAAATTGCCTCAAGAGTTCAAGAAAACGCTTAAATttttgttcatcattcttcttcatcaagcGTCTAGGGAATGGTGGGTTCAGTGGCACCGCAGGTTTTCCCGCATTAGACGTGCTTGGCTCTGAATGGCTTGTTGTTTCAGGcgttctttcttcttgatcttctaaTGCCATTGAACGTGTGTTGCGTTCTTCTGAAGGATTGTTGTTTCTTGGATTCATGGTTCTTTCTTCAAGAGCTTCGCCACTTTGCAATGTCATCgcgtgacattgctcctttccattaTTATTCCCAGGTGTTTCAATGTTGCTAGGCAAAACTCCAGGCTTCCTATTCTTCAACTCACTTGTTATCTGCCCCACCTATATCTATAGGTTTCTGATAGACAACGCCTGACGTTTCAGCAATGCGTCATTCTAGGCGATGTACTCCTTTAATAGGTTTTCAAGCGAAGATCTTGAGCTCGACGCCTGACCTCCTCTATTAAAGGACTGTTGGTGTGGCTGATGCGTTGGCTGGAATGTAGACGGCGGTCCTTGCCTTTGTTGCTAGTTCGCCCCTGGGTGGTGCTTCTGTTGATTTCCTGTCCAAGAAAATTTTGGATGGTTCCTCCATCCAGGATTATATGTATTTGaaaatgggttgtttttaatgaagcatactgactgcggattttgtgggcaatcaATAGAATTAACATTCTGAGATCTCTTCTTCCTGTCAGCTCTTGTGTCATACGAATCATCCACCCATTCCATGTTGTCCTTAGCAATGTGGTCTAATATCTCTTTAGCTTCGGTGTAGGAtttatccataattccaccagCTGTAGCTGCGTCGGCTACCATCTGCGATGTGCTATTCAATCCACCATAAAAGGTCTCCATCTGGATAGTTAGTGGTAGTCCATGATTCGGGCAATTTACCAATCCCTTAAAATTCTCCCATGCGACGCTTAAGGTTTcagcttcttcttgttcaaagttcataatctctCGACTCCTCCTCGcgttggtggtaggtgggaagtatttttgcataaatttctccaccaacTTCTCCCAGGTAGTGATTTCACTAGGCTCTAGTGAGCTTACCCATTGTTTTGCGTCATCATGCAAAAAATAGGGGAACAAAGATAGCCTGATCACCTCTAGGGTGATTCCAATAATCACAAATGAGTTACACGTTACCAAGAAACGCTTCATGTGGGCGTGAGGATCTTCTCCATggccacccccaaattttccaGCAGTCTAGAGCATTTGAAGCATTACAAATTTCATCTTGAACCTCATTCCATCTAGCGTTGGGTATATGATTCCTGAAGAGAAATCATACAATACAGGGGACGCGTATTCCCTCATGTGACACGTGCTACTGTTTGCCATCAGGATCAGATTTTGCGCAGCATGAGCTAGTTGTTGAGTTAAGTTCTGATTTGCCTAGTTGTCCGCCATTGCTTGTTGCCAGTTCTGTTGTCTGAGAAGTTTTGCCTCAACCTTCGACGACGATTAGATCGGTTTCTACGTTGGATGGTCCTTTCAATCTTCGGGTGGTATATGAGTTCAGGAGTGCTCTCCCTACTCATAAACGTTCACAAGCTTAGGCTTAGCTTGTAATACTCCCTCGATTGAAGTGTTCCTACAAAAGATACAAATGaaatttctggttagttttgtttctgaatccccagcaacggcgccaaaaacttgttcgttgctatcgtgattcgagTTGGAAGTGtcttgtataaaataaattggaaaaataagttctaagtataaatgatgcgttgatgctttgatgcATTTATGTATTTGTAATGCGTTGGTGCGTTAGAGATGTGCAACAGAACGCACGACACTCCTAttaacgttcaagttttcctaaattagacccaagtataaatccaatttaggttcctggtaagtccagggtcgaactcagggattcagttaagcTAACGCAGACTTTGCGCTGCAACTATTGTAGGGGTTTCCTAAATGTAtgagagaaatgtgttatttacactaaggtgcTGTGCTTATctaagaagatacaaaagagtttagtagtgagtgatggatcatgcgaaaatggattttaatgtaagtGGTATGTGTtgatctaagatgaatgtacacgaCCAGAATGTGATGACGATGAGGTGGCTGGCTTACCTTTGTTTATGCGTTTGAATCTtattcgacacttctcaatgtgaataacatacaaaacctatctctaggatgtatgcgtcgAACACAAAATGCAATAAActccagtaagtctatctctagatttACTAGGCATTCTATTTGATGCTGGCTTATTTACTCTTTCGAATAATCTAAGCTAAGGATGCTTTTTACCAATTGATCATGTTGGTTTAAGCGTTTAAAATGAAGTTTTGCATCAAGTAtagatgcattcaacataaacaagaaataagcaATGGTAaaatgtgatggatcaaatatatgaatttataaagaagtaGATTGTccttacaaaagcaatatttaatcatatgaaatgaaagagataaatgagatgaaaggaatTAAGTCAAGCCGTAGAATACAATCacttgtatctctttggctcaattctagttgtgtacaatcacttgtataagaATTGGACGAAGTATCTTTCTCAAGCTCAGCTGCCTACGCTCCTTGATCGGCGGtgatggtggttctcttcccttctGATCTTCTTGGCACCACAACACAACTTCTAAAGATCTACAACTATGACTATGCTAATACAGAGAGTGAGAACTTGAAAATTTTCTGAACTGCGAACTCTGGAGGgctttcatctatttataggcattggtcATCTCCAGCTTGGTGATGGGTAGAATTAAAgtccataccctggtcagccgcTTGACACTCAAAAGCTTTCTCAGACGTCGCCTactgcaggtgcccatacttacaagtggtgatttgatacaaacagcctgaatcaatgaatcttctctacatctgtctcttatacacatctagatgtgtataagagacaggagttaCACGTTACCAAGAAACGCTTCATGTGGGCGTGAGGATCTTCTCCATggccacccccaaattttccaGCAGTCtagagcctgtctcttatacacatctagatgtgtataagagacaggcctaaatcaatgaatcttctctacGTTGAATTCCCTTCGACGCATGGACCATGCATTAGAACTTTGCCCACGACACTTTTTAATCATGCGTTAGcttcttgttgaaatcctgcaatataatGCGCTAGTGCCGTagtatttattaataaaactttttttgcatgagtttgctaatgtttgagtaattccatgtgtttcttttaaaaatgaggagaaattatcattaaaaaccttagttgttccaacttaagggacaaaataacttgtatttctacaagttatcaatcgACTACTACCCAAATACCATCATATCCTGAAGGCGTTCTAGGCAATCTAAACAGGAAGTCCattgtcacatgctcccacttccactcaggCCCTGGGAGTTGATTGAGTAATCCTGCCGGTCTTTGTCTCTTAGGTTTTAGTTGTTGACAGATTATACATCGGTCCATATATTCTGCTATGTCTATTTTCATCTCAGGCCACCAATAAGATCTTTTCAAAGTACTATACATTTTAGTGCTccctggatgcatagcataagtGGAACTATGTGCTTCTTCCATAATGGCTTGCTTAAGCTGTAGCTTACTAGGAACATACATTCTCCCTTCTTCTCTTATACGTTATCTGTTCTCAATTGAAAGTCAAATCTGATTCCCTTACTTACATCATTAGTAATCTTCTGAAAGTCAGGGTCTTTCAACTGTTCCTGCTTAAGGTTTTCTACAAGGGTAGGCCTTACCTGGAATGTAGCTATCACTCCTCCTGACGGTCCCACTGATAAGGCAGTTCTAGAATTCCTGAACTCCTGCAATAGAATTTCTCTCATTGAACCAATAATGGCCTTGGGTCCCGAGGATTTCCTACTTAGTGCATCCTCTACAACATTAGCCTTACTAGGGTGGTACTCAATGGAAcaatcataatctttgatcaatTTAATCCATCTTCATTGTCTTAGATTCAACTCTTTtttatcaaagatatattttaagcttTTGTGATCTGTGAATATTCTGCAGTGCTCTCCaaataggtaatgtctccacaacttcagagcTAAAACAACTGCTGCTAGCTCTAGATCATGCGTAGGATAAATGCTCTCGTGCTTCTTAAGTTAACGAGAGGCATATGTAATCACCTTCCTAtcctgcatcaacacacatcccaATCCTTATTGGGATGTGTCGCAATAAATCTGAAATTCTTTACTTGGAATAGACAAGGTAAACACTGGCATTGATACTAGTCTCTATTTCAGCACCTGAAAACTATGCTCACACTCCGACGACCATTAAAAACTCACGCCTTTCTTAGTCAGGTTCGTCaatggaagggctatcttagagaaaccctccacaaACCTCCGGTAATAACCTGCCAAACCTAGGAAACTACGCGAAACAGTTGTGGGTCGttcccctgtctcttatacacatctagatgtgtataagagacaggtcgtgggtcgttcccaattaactattgcttccgTCTTTTGGGCATCCACATTGATACCATCTGCTGAAACAACATGCCCGAGAAATACCACTCGGtctaaccaaaaatcaaatttactgaACTTAGCATACAACTGCCTATCTCACAGTGTCTTCAATACTATCCTCAGGTGAGTCATATGATCCTCCCTACTACTACAATATACCAATATATCATCAGTGAATACTATCACGAACTGGTCcaagtagggatgaaatatcctgttcATAAGATCCATGAATACCGCAGGGGCATTTGTCAGTCTAAATGGCATTACTAGaaattcataatgtccatatcttgttctaaATGCGGTTTTAGGAATGTCAGCTTCCTTCACCTTCAATTATTGATAACCTGATCTCAGGTCTATCTTTGAAAACACCGTGGCTCCTCTTAGCTGATCAAAAAAATCGTCAATGCGTGGTAACggatatttattcttaatcaTTACCTTATTCAGCTACCTATAGTCGATACACAATCTAAGTGTACCGTCTTTCTTCCTTACAAATAACATCGGAGCTCCCCAAGGCGATACACTAGGTCGAATGTATCCCTTGTCAATTAACTCCTGCAGctgaacctttaattcttttaactcaGTTGGCGCCATTCTATATGATGCATGCGATTTAGGAGCTGTCCCTGAAGTTAAGTCAATAGTGAACTCCACCTCTCTCTCGGGTGGCAATCCCGATAATTCTTCAGGATATACATCCCGAAACTCATTTACCACGGGGACATCTTCAGGGTTCAATTATTTCCCTTGAGCAACCACTACGTGAGCCAAATAGGCTTTACATCCCTCGCTCAGCAGCTTCCTAGCTTTCACTGCTGATATCAAGTTCCCCGCAGTTAATCTTTTGATTCCTGCTAGCATTGCACCCTGGCAATTTGAGTTTTTGAGCACTACCTCCTTCTTGTAGTAGTCCACTGAAGCACGATacttacttagaaaatccatccCTAGGATAGCATCAAACTTCAACAGTTCCaaggaaaataaattaacataaaAGTCCTGACCATTGATCAGCATTTCACaatgattataacatttatctaCTATTATCACATCTCCCAAAGGGGTAGAGATATATAGCTCTTCAGGCATAGGTTCAACCAACCTATCTATACTAGATGCATACATGctagatataaatgaatgtgtggcaccagggtcaaataaaacatatgcAGACTATCCACATAATATGACATTACCGGTCATAACATCTGGAGACTCCGCTGCCTCCTGGTGTGTCACAACATACACTCGCCCCTATCGCTGGGGTCGACCTATGACACTCTTCTGCTTAGCACCACTTAACCCTTCGCCTTGATTTCCAGCGCCCTTTGGTTGGTTAAATGTATGGGAGGTTGTCTGCTATGCTTCCCTGTTCACCTGGGGACAGTCCCTCTTGAAATACCTTGATTGTCCGCATTGGAAACATACGCCTCTGCCACTATAGCATACTCCAAGACGCCTCTTGCCACAACTAGGGCACAACGGTTTCTTGTCTATGCTGGCTATCGACTTACCAGCTCGTGGCATCTCTGGTCGGCTAACTACACTGGCCGAGAGTCTCAATTTCCTTTTCCTGGATCCCTACCAACTTGTACCCCTGAATTGGCTTCCACTAGTCTGAGTTGCAACTGGAGGTCAGGATCCCCTGTCTCTAGGCCCTACTACTGCCTCACTGCCCCTTGGCAACTGNCAGGATCCCCTGTCTCTAGGCCCTACTACTGCCTCACTGCCCCTTGGCAACTGCT
This window contains:
- the LOC120079995 gene encoding uncharacterized protein LOC120079995, coding for MTLQSGEALEERTMNPRNNNPSEERNTRSMALEDQEERTPETTSHSEPSTSNAGKPAVPLNPPFPRRLMKKNDEQKFKRFLELLRQFHINILFIESLKQMPKYVKFFNDILTKKMRVSETEVIALTQECNALVSNSLPKKQKDLGNFTVPYSIRGLDVGHALCDLGANINPMPLSIFKKLEIGEAQPTFVTLQLADRTIKYPEGKSEDVLVKVDNFIFPADFIILDYEADRDVPIILGRPFLATGKVLIDVHKGELTMRVD